Proteins found in one Lysinibacillus fusiformis genomic segment:
- a CDS encoding MetQ/NlpA family ABC transporter substrate-binding protein: MKKLKYVIGLFTLLFLLAACAEADEKDTVKVGIRSSELKTWEYVKEQASKEGINLELVTFSAQYDPNQALAEGEVDINAFQHVAYLNLFNTNNNSDLQAIGTTIMAPIGLYSNKYKSLDDIKEGAKIAVPNDPSNWGRALLLLQEHGLLTVTDNFDGNGGEDRIKGNPKNLTILPVDGATTPRVMEDADFAIINNGVAVEAGLLLKDAIIHESKTAKPFINVIVAKAEDKNNDTLKKIVEIYQGDETGKFIKEVSNGNYIPVEMPLDELATWKDFYSY; this comes from the coding sequence ATGAAAAAGCTGAAATATGTAATAGGACTTTTTACATTATTATTTTTACTAGCAGCATGTGCAGAAGCAGATGAAAAAGATACTGTGAAGGTCGGTATCCGTAGCTCAGAATTGAAAACATGGGAGTATGTAAAGGAACAGGCTAGTAAGGAAGGCATTAACCTGGAATTAGTAACATTCTCTGCGCAATATGACCCGAATCAGGCATTGGCGGAGGGAGAAGTCGATATTAATGCTTTTCAACATGTTGCGTATTTAAATTTATTTAATACGAACAATAACTCGGATTTACAGGCAATTGGCACAACGATAATGGCACCAATTGGCTTATATTCAAACAAATATAAATCGCTAGATGATATAAAAGAAGGCGCAAAAATCGCTGTGCCAAATGATCCTTCCAACTGGGGTAGAGCTTTGCTGCTGCTTCAGGAGCATGGACTACTAACCGTAACGGACAATTTTGATGGTAACGGTGGAGAAGATCGAATTAAAGGTAATCCCAAAAACTTAACAATTTTGCCTGTTGATGGTGCAACAACGCCACGTGTGATGGAGGATGCTGATTTTGCCATTATTAATAATGGTGTTGCTGTAGAAGCTGGTCTTTTATTGAAAGATGCCATCATTCATGAGAGTAAAACAGCTAAACCATTTATTAATGTTATCGTGGCAAAGGCAGAAGATAAAAATAATGACACATTGAAGAAAATAGTGGAAATTTATCAGGGCGATGAAACGGGGAAATTTATTAAAGAAGTATCGAATGGCAATTATATTCCAGTGGAGATGCCGCTGGATGAATTAGCAACATGGAAGGATTTCTATTCATATTAG
- a CDS encoding methionine ABC transporter permease — translation MVSLSLFFGAILGFILGIILVVTRKGHILENKLIFSIVNPIVNTLRSIPFIILLVAIIPFTRLLVGTAIGTTAAIVPLVLHIGPYISRLIENSLLEVDEGIIEAAKAMGASPFQIIRKFLLPEAFPSLILSVTTATIGLIGATAMAGAVGGGGLGDVAITYGYQRFDNTTILVTVVILVVLVQIIQSIGNSLERKIRRVS, via the coding sequence ATGGTTAGCCTTTCTTTATTTTTTGGTGCCATTTTAGGCTTTATTTTAGGGATCATCTTAGTTGTGACGAGAAAAGGACATATTCTTGAAAATAAATTAATCTTCTCGATTGTCAATCCGATCGTCAATACATTGCGTTCCATTCCATTCATTATTTTACTTGTTGCAATCATTCCATTCACAAGATTACTCGTTGGCACCGCCATTGGTACAACTGCTGCTATTGTGCCGTTAGTCTTGCATATTGGACCATATATTTCAAGATTAATAGAAAATTCATTATTAGAGGTGGATGAGGGCATTATTGAAGCAGCCAAAGCAATGGGAGCTTCTCCATTTCAAATTATTCGAAAGTTTTTGTTGCCTGAAGCCTTTCCATCCTTAATTTTAAGTGTCACGACCGCAACGATTGGACTTATTGGTGCGACGGCTATGGCAGGAGCTGTTGGAGGCGGTGGTTTAGGTGATGTTGCTATTACTTACGGATATCAACGTTTTGATAATACGACGATATTAGTTACAGTGGTCATTTTAGTTGTACTTGTACAGATTATTCAAAGCATTGGTAATAGTCTTGAACGAAAAATACGTAGGGTGTCTTAA
- a CDS encoding methionine ABC transporter ATP-binding protein, whose product MIEFIETTKEFQVGTSTVTALNHINLTIQKGDIFGVIGFSGAGKSTLIRTVNLLEEPTSGRVLVNGKELTTLTKKQLREEKKKIGMIFQHFNLLHSKTVFENVAMPLIISGVKKSNLEGQVKEALAFVGLADKTDRYIDELSGGQKQRVGIARALVTKPTILLCDEATSALDPQTTKSILALLKKVNIEYGITILMITHEMEVIRDICNRVAVMENGRIIETGNVLEIFSTPREETTKNFVQSVVRDEIPSSVYEQLKSIDASKKIYNLKFIGVDVGQPIVSQVAKKFAVDVNVLFGNITELQGIPFGHLIVELVGSEKDIQKAFLFIQAKNIQIEEVVARESEHTNYYQRGSRYAVHG is encoded by the coding sequence ATGATTGAGTTTATTGAAACGACAAAAGAATTCCAGGTCGGTACTTCGACTGTAACGGCCCTAAATCATATCAATTTAACGATTCAGAAGGGGGATATTTTTGGTGTTATCGGCTTTAGTGGTGCTGGTAAGAGTACACTGATTCGCACAGTAAATTTACTGGAAGAGCCAACTTCTGGACGAGTACTTGTGAATGGCAAAGAATTAACTACGCTCACTAAAAAGCAGCTTCGAGAGGAGAAGAAAAAAATCGGTATGATTTTTCAACACTTTAATCTTCTTCATTCTAAAACTGTATTTGAAAATGTGGCAATGCCTTTAATCATAAGTGGCGTAAAAAAATCGAATTTGGAAGGTCAAGTTAAAGAGGCTTTAGCATTTGTTGGCTTAGCGGACAAAACTGATCGTTATATTGACGAGCTGTCAGGCGGGCAAAAACAAAGAGTCGGCATTGCTAGAGCACTAGTGACAAAACCAACTATCCTTTTATGTGATGAAGCAACTTCGGCTCTCGACCCACAAACGACCAAATCGATTTTAGCTTTACTAAAGAAGGTCAATATAGAGTATGGTATTACAATTTTGATGATTACGCATGAAATGGAAGTTATCCGGGATATTTGTAATCGTGTAGCTGTCATGGAAAATGGAAGAATCATTGAAACAGGTAATGTACTTGAAATTTTTTCTACACCAAGAGAAGAGACAACTAAAAATTTTGTCCAATCAGTTGTTCGGGACGAAATCCCATCTTCTGTTTATGAACAGTTAAAAAGTATAGATGCCTCTAAAAAAATTTACAATTTAAAATTCATAGGAGTAGACGTCGGACAGCCGATTGTCTCACAGGTAGCTAAGAAATTTGCTGTAGATGTCAATGTTTTATTTGGCAATATCACTGAGTTACAAGGAATTCCATTCGGCCATTTAATCGTGGAGCTTGTTGGTTCTGAAAAAGATATACAAAAAGCATTTCTATTTATTCAGGCTAAAAATATTCAAATAGAGGAGGTTGTTGCACGTGAAAGTGAGCACACAAATTATTATCAACGCGGTTCTAGATACGCTGTACATGGTTAG
- a CDS encoding MetQ/NlpA family ABC transporter substrate-binding protein produces MRLGWKLLIGALVIGLLAGCTNKGEASKEDIVTLKVGAASVPHAEVLEYLAKDLETDGVKLDITIIKDAVQTNQQTADGELDFNYFQHVPFLEQTNKESHLDLVSVKGIHIEPFGVYSKKIKKINDLPQNAKVAVPNDVVNFSRALLLFQNNGLIELDKTKKSDYTVEDITKNEKSIQFIGVDSPLLVRSLDDVEASAINTNYALEGGYNPVKDALIIEDSESPYVNIIASTNEKKDDPAIQTVVKWLTSEKARSFFEDQYKGAVVPAF; encoded by the coding sequence ATGAGATTAGGTTGGAAATTGCTTATCGGTGCATTGGTAATAGGCTTGTTGGCTGGTTGCACAAACAAAGGAGAGGCTAGTAAAGAGGACATTGTAACATTAAAAGTAGGAGCTGCCAGTGTTCCTCATGCGGAAGTATTGGAGTATTTAGCAAAAGATCTTGAAACGGATGGAGTGAAACTAGACATTACCATAATAAAAGATGCTGTTCAAACGAACCAACAAACGGCAGATGGCGAGCTGGATTTTAACTATTTTCAACATGTTCCGTTTTTAGAACAGACGAATAAAGAAAGTCATTTAGATTTAGTCAGTGTAAAAGGAATTCATATTGAACCATTTGGTGTGTATTCGAAGAAAATAAAAAAAATTAATGATTTGCCACAAAATGCAAAGGTTGCTGTACCTAATGATGTTGTCAATTTTTCACGAGCGTTATTACTTTTTCAAAATAATGGCTTGATTGAATTAGATAAAACCAAGAAAAGTGATTATACAGTCGAAGATATTACGAAAAATGAGAAGAGTATTCAATTTATAGGTGTTGATTCTCCATTACTTGTTCGTTCATTAGATGATGTCGAAGCATCTGCTATTAATACAAATTATGCCTTAGAAGGGGGCTATAATCCTGTGAAGGATGCCCTCATTATAGAAGATTCTGAATCACCCTATGTCAATATAATAGCATCGACAAATGAAAAAAAGGATGATCCAGCTATACAGACAGTTGTTAAGTGGTTAACAAGTGAAAAGGCGCGTTCTTTCTTTGAAGATCAGTATAAGGGTGCTGTTGTCCCAGCATTTTAA
- a CDS encoding DUF1292 domain-containing protein, with amino-acid sequence MNEETQEFMIIGKDGKEQQCRVVFTFDAEDKSYVLFSLVDEKGQEIPGDLSAMTFDYDDSTGEMTNLQPVETDTEWEMINEVVLTLLDEFEEEPQLITVTDEEGKDQVCEVIHTFSSEQFGKSYVLYVPATDEPIGERDIFAAQYLSGNDGSIEELLPIETDEEWVFVEDVLNEL; translated from the coding sequence ATGAATGAAGAAACGCAAGAATTTATGATTATCGGAAAAGATGGAAAGGAACAGCAGTGTCGTGTGGTCTTTACATTTGATGCAGAGGACAAGTCTTATGTGTTATTTTCTCTTGTAGATGAAAAAGGTCAAGAAATCCCAGGGGACCTGTCAGCGATGACTTTTGATTACGATGATAGTACAGGTGAGATGACCAATTTACAGCCTGTTGAAACAGATACAGAATGGGAAATGATTAATGAAGTGGTGTTAACACTACTTGATGAATTTGAGGAAGAGCCACAGCTAATTACCGTGACGGATGAAGAAGGGAAAGATCAAGTTTGTGAAGTCATTCATACGTTTTCATCTGAGCAATTCGGTAAATCGTATGTTTTGTATGTACCAGCGACGGATGAACCTATAGGGGAACGAGATATTTTTGCGGCTCAATATCTGTCTGGAAATGACGGTTCTATAGAAGAATTATTACCAATTGAAACTGATGAAGAATGGGTATTTGTTGAAGATGTATTAAACGAATTGTAA
- a CDS encoding DUF1292 domain-containing protein — translation MTHEHNHEEELHVQHITVIDENGNEQLCEVIHVHESPEFGKSYVFYSMVGAEEDEDGSVEIFVSSFVPSENGEDGELTPIETEAEWDMVEDVLNALEDENEE, via the coding sequence ATGACACACGAGCATAACCATGAAGAAGAACTACATGTTCAACACATTACAGTGATTGACGAAAACGGAAACGAGCAGCTTTGTGAAGTGATTCACGTTCATGAATCTCCAGAGTTTGGCAAATCATATGTGTTTTACTCAATGGTAGGTGCAGAGGAAGATGAAGATGGTTCAGTTGAAATCTTTGTATCTTCATTCGTACCATCTGAAAATGGCGAAGATGGTGAATTAACACCAATCGAAACTGAAGCAGAGTGGGATATGGTAGAGGACGTTTTAAATGCATTAGAGGATGAAAACGAAGAATAA
- the ruvX gene encoding Holliday junction resolvase RuvX has translation MRIMGLDVGSKTVGVAVSDALGWTAQGIETVKIDEANGEFGIDRIAELVKEYTITEFVVGYPKNMNNTVGPRGEASENYKKLLEETFSLPVKLWDERLTTMAAERMLIEADVSRKKRKQVIDKMAAVMILQGYLDSKN, from the coding sequence ATGAGAATTATGGGATTAGACGTTGGGTCGAAAACTGTTGGTGTGGCAGTAAGTGATGCACTGGGGTGGACTGCTCAAGGTATTGAAACCGTAAAAATTGATGAGGCTAACGGAGAGTTCGGCATTGACCGCATCGCCGAGCTAGTAAAGGAATATACTATAACAGAATTTGTTGTAGGATACCCAAAAAACATGAATAATACGGTAGGACCGCGTGGTGAAGCATCCGAGAACTATAAAAAGTTGTTGGAAGAAACATTTTCACTACCGGTTAAGTTATGGGATGAACGTTTAACGACGATGGCTGCAGAACGCATGCTGATTGAAGCGGACGTGAGTCGCAAAAAGCGCAAGCAGGTCATTGATAAAATGGCAGCTGTGATGATTTTACAAGGCTACTTAGATAGCAAAAATTAA
- a CDS encoding IreB family regulatory phosphoprotein — protein sequence MSSFDQTMKFNFPEESMEQEVKQVMLKVHSSLEEKGYNPINQIVGYLLSGDPAYIPRHQDARNLIRKLERDEILEELVKFYIKKNNED from the coding sequence ATGAGTTCATTTGATCAAACGATGAAATTTAATTTTCCAGAAGAATCAATGGAACAGGAAGTCAAGCAGGTAATGTTGAAAGTACATTCTTCATTAGAGGAAAAGGGATATAATCCTATCAATCAGATTGTTGGTTACTTACTTTCTGGTGATCCGGCGTATATTCCTCGCCATCAGGATGCTCGTAATTTAATTCGCAAGCTTGAGCGTGACGAAATTCTAGAGGAGCTTGTTAAATTTTATATCAAAAAGAATAACGAGGACTAG
- the alaS gene encoding alanine--tRNA ligase, with amino-acid sequence MKAVDIRRMYLEFFKEKGHHHEPSAPLVPINDPSLLWINSGVATLKPYFDGRIIPDNPRITNAQKSIRTNDIENVGKTARHHTFFEMLGNFSIGDYFKKEAIHYAWEFLTDKKWMGFDPALLSITIHPEDQEAYDVWHQEIGIPEERLIRLEGNFWDIGEGPSGPNSEIFYDRGVEYGSDDNDPEMYPGGENERYLEIWNLVFSQFNHNPDGTYTPLPKQNIDTGMGLERIVSVVQNVPTNFDTDLFMPIIEKIEEFANRKYKRPGEVDLNEIFGSEEDINTPFKVIADHIRTVAFAIGDGALPSNEGRGYVLRRLLRRAVRYAKQMGIEKPFMFELVPTVGKIMEDFYPEVTEKCEFIQRVIKNEEIRFHETLDGGLAIFNEVVESQKAAGHDYIPGADAFRLYDTYGFPIELTEEYAEEVGMKVDHEGFEAAMEEQRERARAARQDVDSMQVQNEVLANLTVASEFVGYDTLTASTEIAAMIVNGQVAKVASEGQEALVILAKTPFYTEMGGQIADSGTISNDSFTAIVKDVQKAPNGQPLHTVVVESGEMHVEDAVQAVVNRDDRNLIIKNHTATHIMQRALKDVLGDHVNQAGSYVGPDRLRFDFSHFGQVTKEELQQIERIVNEKVWDDIEVVIEEKGIDEAKAMGAMALFGEKYGDVVRVVSIGDYSIELCGGIHVKRSSEIGFFKIVSEGGIGAGTRRIEAVTGKVAYEAVKEEEALLNDAAALLKSNAKDIVTKVQALQADYKELQRENEALSQKIANAQAGAIVDAAQIIGDVTVLSTKVEAKDNNQLRQMMDDLKVKMPKAVIVLGAVDGEKVMLCAGVSKELVGGNYHAGNIVKMVAEACGGKGGGRPDMAMAGAKDASKLDEALLSVYDYIKSI; translated from the coding sequence ATGAAAGCAGTAGATATTCGCCGTATGTATTTGGAATTTTTTAAAGAAAAGGGGCACCATCATGAGCCATCAGCACCACTTGTGCCGATAAATGACCCATCACTCCTTTGGATCAACTCAGGTGTTGCAACATTGAAACCATATTTCGATGGGCGTATCATTCCTGATAATCCACGTATTACAAATGCACAAAAATCAATCCGTACCAACGATATTGAGAATGTTGGGAAAACAGCTCGTCACCATACGTTCTTTGAAATGTTAGGAAACTTCTCTATTGGTGACTACTTCAAAAAAGAAGCGATTCATTACGCTTGGGAGTTTTTAACGGATAAAAAATGGATGGGCTTTGATCCAGCGTTATTATCTATTACGATTCACCCAGAAGATCAGGAAGCATATGATGTTTGGCATCAGGAAATTGGTATTCCAGAAGAACGTTTAATTCGTTTGGAAGGAAATTTCTGGGATATTGGAGAAGGTCCATCTGGTCCTAACTCAGAGATTTTTTATGATCGTGGTGTAGAATACGGCTCAGATGATAATGATCCTGAAATGTATCCAGGTGGGGAAAACGAGCGTTATCTTGAAATTTGGAACCTTGTGTTCTCTCAATTCAACCATAATCCTGATGGCACTTACACGCCACTACCAAAGCAAAATATTGATACAGGTATGGGCTTAGAGCGTATTGTATCAGTCGTTCAAAATGTACCAACGAACTTTGATACAGATTTATTTATGCCAATCATTGAAAAAATCGAGGAATTTGCCAACCGTAAATATAAGCGTCCTGGTGAAGTAGATTTAAATGAAATCTTTGGCTCAGAAGAAGATATTAATACACCATTTAAAGTGATTGCAGACCATATCCGTACAGTAGCATTTGCTATAGGCGATGGTGCCCTGCCATCAAACGAAGGCCGTGGCTATGTATTACGTCGCTTACTACGTCGTGCTGTTCGTTATGCTAAGCAAATGGGTATTGAAAAACCATTTATGTTTGAACTTGTACCAACTGTGGGTAAAATTATGGAAGACTTCTATCCAGAAGTTACGGAGAAATGCGAATTTATTCAACGTGTCATTAAAAATGAAGAAATTCGTTTCCATGAAACATTAGACGGTGGTTTGGCTATCTTTAATGAAGTAGTGGAATCTCAAAAAGCAGCTGGTCATGATTATATTCCAGGAGCAGATGCTTTCCGTTTATATGATACTTATGGATTCCCAATCGAGTTAACGGAAGAATATGCAGAAGAAGTCGGCATGAAAGTAGATCATGAAGGTTTTGAAGCAGCGATGGAAGAACAACGTGAACGTGCGCGTGCTGCTCGTCAAGATGTTGACTCGATGCAAGTACAGAATGAAGTATTAGCAAACTTAACGGTTGCAAGTGAATTTGTTGGCTATGATACGTTAACAGCTAGTACTGAAATCGCTGCAATGATCGTCAATGGTCAAGTAGCAAAAGTCGCTTCAGAAGGTCAAGAAGCATTGGTTATTTTAGCGAAGACACCATTCTACACTGAAATGGGTGGCCAAATTGCCGATAGTGGTACAATTTCAAATGATAGTTTTACGGCTATTGTAAAAGATGTTCAAAAAGCACCGAATGGTCAACCGCTTCATACAGTAGTAGTTGAATCTGGTGAAATGCATGTGGAAGATGCAGTGCAAGCAGTGGTCAATCGTGATGATCGTAATTTAATCATTAAAAACCATACAGCGACACATATTATGCAACGTGCATTAAAAGATGTGCTAGGCGATCATGTGAACCAAGCTGGATCATATGTAGGCCCTGACCGTTTACGCTTTGACTTCTCTCACTTTGGTCAAGTTACAAAAGAAGAATTACAACAAATTGAACGTATTGTAAATGAAAAAGTGTGGGATGATATAGAGGTCGTTATTGAAGAAAAAGGCATTGATGAAGCAAAAGCAATGGGTGCCATGGCCTTGTTCGGTGAAAAATATGGAGATGTTGTACGTGTAGTATCAATTGGAGATTATTCTATTGAGCTATGTGGTGGTATCCATGTTAAACGCTCTTCTGAAATTGGCTTCTTCAAAATTGTTTCAGAAGGTGGTATCGGTGCAGGTACTCGTCGTATTGAAGCTGTTACAGGTAAAGTTGCTTATGAAGCAGTAAAAGAAGAAGAAGCATTATTAAATGATGCAGCAGCATTATTAAAATCAAATGCTAAAGATATTGTCACAAAAGTACAGGCATTACAAGCCGACTATAAAGAATTGCAACGTGAAAACGAAGCTTTATCTCAAAAAATCGCCAATGCACAAGCAGGAGCAATTGTAGATGCCGCTCAAATAATTGGAGATGTGACAGTTCTTTCTACAAAAGTGGAAGCCAAGGATAACAATCAACTTCGTCAAATGATGGATGACTTGAAAGTGAAAATGCCAAAAGCAGTCATTGTTCTTGGAGCAGTTGATGGCGAAAAAGTCATGTTATGTGCTGGTGTTTCAAAAGAATTAGTTGGTGGCAATTACCATGCGGGGAATATTGTGAAAATGGTTGCAGAAGCATGCGGTGGTAAAGGTGGCGGTCGTCCAGATATGGCGATGGCAGGTGCAAAAGATGCATCAAAACTTGATGAAGCACTACTTTCTGTGTATGATTATATTAAATCCATTTAA
- the corA gene encoding magnesium/cobalt transporter CorA: MIKIHYYNNSSKTVQHDFNMIDLQLPIHNEDLLWVDLYAYSYNELNNIADIFGFHPLAVEDCLHEGSRPKMDSYGDYKFFVLHAPIYNEKSNNEITTVELNIFMGPNYIVTVHKQKLQWLGNMENVCINSPKYLEKGTDFLLHTIIDGITDEYFPVLERIRARIDELEEEIYDYQPKVVTEEFLALKRTIILIRQAIMPQRRIFSSINGQWKFDIQEENIPFYKDLNDHLERIVDSTETYRDLVNSTLDTYFSIISGKSIEKLNLLTVISTIMLPLSVITSFFGMNVPLPYQDSPYTTIAISAFLVIFTWGMWVYFKKMIA, translated from the coding sequence ATGATTAAAATCCACTATTATAATAACAGCAGCAAGACAGTCCAACATGATTTCAATATGATTGATTTACAACTTCCTATTCATAACGAAGACTTATTATGGGTAGATTTATATGCGTATAGTTATAATGAATTGAATAATATTGCAGATATATTTGGCTTTCATCCACTAGCAGTGGAAGATTGCTTACATGAGGGCTCACGTCCGAAAATGGATAGTTATGGTGATTATAAATTTTTTGTGCTCCATGCACCAATCTATAATGAGAAAAGTAATAATGAAATTACAACAGTGGAGTTAAATATTTTTATGGGACCAAACTATATTGTAACTGTGCATAAACAAAAGTTGCAATGGCTAGGCAACATGGAGAATGTTTGTATCAATAGTCCAAAATATTTGGAAAAGGGTACTGATTTTTTATTGCATACCATTATTGACGGGATTACAGACGAATACTTCCCGGTATTAGAACGAATTCGAGCACGTATAGATGAACTGGAAGAAGAAATTTATGATTATCAACCAAAAGTGGTGACAGAGGAATTTCTTGCACTGAAGCGGACAATTATTTTAATTCGTCAGGCCATTATGCCACAAAGAAGAATTTTTTCATCAATCAATGGCCAGTGGAAATTTGATATTCAAGAAGAAAATATTCCATTCTATAAAGATTTGAATGACCATCTAGAACGAATTGTCGACTCCACAGAGACTTATCGTGATTTAGTTAACAGCACGCTTGATACGTATTTTTCAATAATCAGTGGTAAATCTATTGAAAAGCTGAATTTATTAACGGTCATTTCGACAATTATGTTGCCGCTATCTGTAATTACTAGCTTTTTTGGTATGAATGTACCTTTACCTTATCAAGATTCACCCTATACAACTATTGCTATCAGTGCCTTTTTAGTTATTTTTACGTGGGGTATGTGGGTATATTTCAAAAAAATGATTGCTTAG
- the hpaB gene encoding 4-hydroxyphenylacetate 3-monooxygenase, oxygenase component codes for MPIMTGQQYIERIDALKTYISIDGEVVTGKVSEHPAFKGIMQSQAKLFDLQHQAAFLEKMTYESPTSKQRVGMSFLQVLTPEDLVKRRHAAREWALSSHGFMGRSPDYMNTTLMALASASDFLKDKPNCFPEHLLKFYEYARENDITMTHTFIEPQVNRKRYYYEDEEVTIAAKIIGKTSEGLVIKGARLLATQGGITDELLVLSTNGYDEGKGFGFSIPSNTKGLKFLCRQSFVGGDSTFDYPLSARFEEMDAIVVFDDVVVPWERVFYYENVEVANQFMNVSGFQAYSLHQVLSRQIAKTEFVLGVVQSIVDTINIGDYQHVQQKVVDVIVTLETMKAMLVKSEIDAHRDMFGFLRPDLSTLQVAIQIFPKVYPTFTEIIQQLGASGLMSIPTEKAFAADEGDLEHYLQSFQDKGEERVKKFRLAWDLTMSSFGTRQTLYERFFFGDPVRLSSLLYQSYQREHLVQRVEDFLKND; via the coding sequence ATGCCAATAATGACAGGGCAGCAGTATATTGAACGAATTGATGCTTTAAAAACGTATATTTCGATAGATGGGGAAGTCGTGACAGGAAAGGTGTCAGAACATCCTGCCTTTAAAGGAATTATGCAAAGTCAAGCGAAACTTTTTGATTTACAACATCAAGCGGCATTTCTTGAAAAAATGACCTATGAATCGCCAACTAGCAAACAGAGAGTTGGCATGTCCTTTCTTCAAGTATTGACGCCAGAAGATCTTGTGAAAAGGCGCCATGCGGCAAGGGAGTGGGCATTATCTTCTCATGGTTTTATGGGGAGAAGCCCTGATTATATGAATACAACATTAATGGCCTTGGCATCGGCGTCAGACTTTTTAAAAGATAAGCCAAATTGTTTTCCAGAGCATTTGCTGAAGTTTTATGAGTATGCTCGTGAAAATGATATTACGATGACACATACCTTTATCGAACCACAGGTAAATCGCAAGCGCTATTACTATGAGGATGAAGAAGTGACCATTGCTGCTAAAATTATTGGAAAGACAAGTGAAGGCTTAGTCATCAAAGGAGCAAGATTACTCGCAACACAGGGTGGTATAACGGATGAGCTCCTTGTTTTATCAACAAATGGCTATGATGAGGGAAAAGGTTTTGGCTTTTCTATACCGAGTAACACCAAAGGACTAAAGTTTTTATGTCGGCAATCATTTGTAGGAGGAGATTCTACCTTTGATTATCCGTTAAGTGCGCGTTTTGAAGAAATGGATGCAATCGTTGTGTTTGATGATGTAGTTGTCCCATGGGAACGCGTTTTTTACTACGAAAATGTGGAAGTAGCCAATCAATTTATGAATGTCAGCGGCTTCCAAGCTTACAGTTTACATCAAGTGCTTTCTCGTCAAATTGCGAAGACCGAATTTGTACTAGGCGTTGTGCAGTCGATTGTGGACACCATTAATATCGGTGACTACCAACATGTACAACAAAAAGTGGTGGATGTGATTGTGACATTAGAAACGATGAAGGCAATGCTAGTAAAATCAGAAATAGATGCACACAGAGATATGTTTGGCTTTCTTCGACCAGATCTCTCAACATTGCAAGTAGCCATTCAAATTTTCCCGAAAGTTTATCCAACTTTTACGGAAATTATCCAGCAACTTGGGGCAAGTGGATTGATGTCCATACCGACTGAAAAAGCTTTTGCAGCAGATGAGGGTGACCTAGAACATTATTTACAATCATTCCAAGATAAAGGCGAGGAGCGAGTAAAGAAATTCCGTTTAGCATGGGATTTAACGATGAGTAGTTTTGGCACAAGGCAAACATTGTACGAACGCTTTTTCTTTGGTGATCCTGTGCGTTTATCTAGCCTGCTCTATCAATCTTATCAACGGGAGCATTTAGTGCAAAGAGTGGAAGACTTTTTGAAAAATGATTGA